From a single Acidobacteriota bacterium genomic region:
- a CDS encoding N-acetylmuramoyl-L-alanine amidase, producing the protein MLLLLGTGPALAVDRVEISPGLVASVIGQDLFLEAYPEKGEGLLAFSRRLCGTSESAKAIAAANGDLGVLKAGLRYRVPFDLLLPEHQEKVIVALFPDDRVEPAGWVHKVRGFGDLRRESLWQLAEWFTGEGSHFREIRRHNGFSEGELAAGQEVVIPAALLRAPFDTVIPAAPLHSAEEFDLSYGRDGEGEFAVYRLKPGEALYSSVVVRFTGRVLAVDVNALARDIAQRSGIADVTDIPVDYAVKIPTDLLLPEFLPRDHPRRREYEQGLRASARFSNRIRSRDLEGITVILDPGHGGGDPGASLHGVWESVYVYDIALRVRRLLGDKTAAKVEMTVRDGDRYEIPKRDVLPISRSHAVMTDPPYVIADSKVSAHLRWYLSNSLHRKVVKASGDPDKAIFVSIHADSLHPSLRGATVYIPAADMIGGEFGKRGEIYRSRREVREKPRVLYSYRQRVRSEGLSRQLAESILGQFRRRDLEVHPSKPIREKIIRKRSAFVPAMLRYNSVPGKILLEVCNLANGKDRKLLQTQAFRQQVAEAIVDGILAYYDSSGSSEESVQVAAQTE; encoded by the coding sequence GTGCTCCTACTGCTGGGCACCGGTCCAGCTCTGGCGGTCGATCGGGTCGAGATCTCGCCGGGCCTGGTCGCCTCGGTGATCGGTCAGGATCTCTTTCTCGAAGCTTATCCGGAGAAGGGCGAGGGGTTGCTGGCTTTCTCCCGCCGCCTTTGTGGCACCAGCGAATCAGCGAAGGCGATCGCCGCCGCCAACGGCGATCTCGGTGTTCTCAAGGCCGGGCTGCGCTACCGAGTGCCCTTCGACTTGCTATTGCCGGAGCACCAAGAAAAGGTGATCGTGGCTCTCTTTCCGGACGATCGGGTCGAGCCCGCCGGCTGGGTCCACAAGGTCCGAGGTTTTGGCGACTTGCGGCGCGAGAGCTTGTGGCAGCTTGCCGAGTGGTTCACCGGCGAGGGCAGCCACTTCCGCGAGATTCGCCGCCACAACGGCTTCTCCGAAGGCGAGCTGGCCGCCGGCCAAGAGGTGGTGATTCCCGCCGCCTTGCTGCGGGCGCCCTTCGACACGGTGATTCCGGCGGCACCGCTGCACTCGGCCGAGGAGTTCGATCTTTCCTACGGGCGTGATGGCGAAGGCGAGTTCGCGGTCTACCGTCTCAAGCCCGGTGAGGCGCTCTATTCGAGCGTCGTGGTGCGCTTCACCGGTCGTGTGCTGGCGGTCGACGTCAACGCCCTGGCGCGCGACATCGCTCAACGCAGCGGCATTGCCGACGTCACCGACATTCCGGTCGACTACGCGGTCAAGATTCCGACCGACCTCCTTCTGCCGGAGTTTTTGCCCCGCGACCATCCTCGGCGCCGGGAGTACGAGCAAGGGCTGCGCGCCAGCGCCCGCTTCAGCAATCGCATTCGGTCGCGCGATCTCGAAGGCATCACGGTGATTCTCGATCCCGGCCATGGCGGCGGCGACCCCGGGGCCTCGCTCCACGGCGTCTGGGAGAGCGTCTATGTCTATGACATCGCGCTGCGGGTTCGGCGCCTGCTCGGCGACAAGACGGCCGCCAAGGTCGAGATGACGGTTCGGGACGGCGATCGTTACGAGATTCCGAAGCGCGATGTCCTGCCGATCTCCCGCTCCCACGCGGTGATGACCGACCCGCCCTACGTGATCGCCGATTCGAAGGTCAGCGCCCACCTGCGCTGGTACCTTTCGAACAGCCTGCATCGCAAGGTGGTGAAGGCGAGCGGTGATCCGGACAAGGCGATCTTCGTCTCCATTCACGCCGATTCGCTCCACCCCTCGCTGCGCGGCGCGACGGTCTACATCCCGGCGGCCGACATGATCGGTGGCGAGTTCGGAAAGCGAGGCGAGATCTACCGCTCTCGGCGCGAGGTGCGCGAGAAGCCACGGGTGCTGTACAGCTACCGCCAGCGGGTGCGCAGCGAAGGCTTGTCGCGCCAGCTCGCCGAGTCGATCCTCGGCCAGTTCCGTCGCCGCGATCTCGAGGTCCATCCCTCGAAGCCGATTCGCGAGAAGATCATCCGCAAACGCAGCGCCTTCGTACCGGCGATGCTGCGTTACAACTCGGTCCCTGGAAAGATCCTGCTGGAGGTCTGTAATCTCGCCAACGGCAAGGACCGCAAGCTGCTGCAGACTCAGGCCTTTCGCCAGCAGGTGGCGGAGGCGATCGTGGATGGCATTCTGGCCTATTACGACTCGAGCGGAAGTTCGGAGGAATCCGTCCAGGTGGCGGCCCAGACCGAGTAG
- a CDS encoding MarR family winged helix-turn-helix transcriptional regulator, with the protein MEHAPQPAADLGLLRDLVGFNLRLTYNRAALLFSKAFADLDLAPIQFAALEFIANNPECSQKDIACHIGTAPSALVSPLERLEKRGWIQRLRGAADRRRARVSLSATGKRQVVEIERRIREVDRELVSGLPAEKQRQLLALLQDLADTL; encoded by the coding sequence ATGGAGCACGCCCCTCAGCCGGCGGCCGATCTCGGACTGCTGCGCGATCTCGTCGGTTTCAACCTCCGCCTCACCTACAACCGGGCGGCGCTCCTGTTCAGCAAGGCATTCGCAGACCTCGACCTGGCTCCGATCCAGTTCGCGGCCCTCGAGTTCATCGCCAACAATCCCGAGTGCAGCCAGAAGGACATCGCTTGCCATATCGGAACCGCTCCGTCGGCCCTGGTCTCGCCCCTCGAGCGCCTCGAGAAGCGCGGCTGGATTCAGCGCCTCCGGGGAGCCGCCGATCGGCGACGAGCCCGCGTCTCCCTTTCCGCCACCGGCAAGCGCCAGGTGGTCGAGATCGAGCGCCGCATCCGAGAGGTCGATCGCGAGCTGGTCTCTGGCCTGCCGGCGGAAAAGCAGCGCCAACTCCTCGCCCTGCTGCAGGACCTCGCCGACACCCTCTGA
- the fahA gene encoding fumarylacetoacetase — translation MSYTVDHTHDPDRRSWIESAHGAGDFPLQNLPLGVFSTSNQEKRLGVAIGDEILDLTAVAATGLLKAELAMACRGTDLNGLMALPAKSRRALRHRLFELLVDDADESFRGAVGPLLLPSRDAELHLPAEVGDYTDFYASVFHATNVGKLFRPDNPLLPNYKHIPIGYHGRSSSLVASGQAIHRPHGQSKAPDATEPSFGPSRLLDYELEVGIFVGPGNDLGTIIDLADAHQHFFGLCLLNDWSARDIQGWEYQPLGPFLGKSFASSLSPWVVTAEALAPYRGPVFERPGGDPRPLPYLFSDREQAHGGIDLTVEAWLQTAQMAAEGHEPVRLSAASFRDLYWTTGQMITHHASNGCNLRPGDLLGSGTVSGASAESRGCLLEITQRGKHPVELPSGEERRFLQDGDEVILRGFCEAPDRVRIGFGECRGKIVG, via the coding sequence GTGAGCTACACCGTCGACCATACCCACGATCCCGACCGTCGAAGCTGGATCGAGTCGGCCCACGGGGCCGGAGACTTCCCGCTCCAAAACCTCCCGCTGGGTGTCTTCTCGACCAGCAACCAAGAGAAACGCCTCGGCGTCGCCATCGGTGACGAGATCCTCGATCTCACCGCCGTCGCCGCCACCGGCCTGCTGAAGGCAGAGCTCGCCATGGCCTGCCGCGGCACCGACCTCAACGGCCTGATGGCCTTGCCGGCAAAGTCGCGCCGAGCCCTGCGGCACCGCCTCTTCGAGCTGTTGGTGGACGACGCCGACGAGTCCTTTCGAGGCGCCGTCGGCCCCCTCCTGTTGCCTTCCCGGGACGCCGAGCTCCACCTGCCGGCCGAAGTCGGCGACTACACCGACTTCTACGCTTCGGTGTTCCACGCCACCAACGTCGGCAAGCTCTTTCGGCCCGACAATCCGCTGCTGCCCAACTACAAGCACATCCCGATCGGCTACCACGGCCGTTCGTCGTCGCTGGTGGCGAGCGGCCAGGCGATCCATCGCCCCCACGGCCAGAGCAAGGCGCCGGACGCCACCGAGCCCAGCTTCGGCCCCAGCCGCCTCCTCGACTACGAGCTCGAGGTCGGCATCTTCGTCGGCCCCGGCAACGACCTCGGCACCATCATCGACCTCGCCGATGCCCACCAGCACTTCTTCGGCCTCTGCCTGCTCAACGACTGGTCGGCACGCGACATCCAAGGCTGGGAGTACCAACCCCTCGGTCCCTTCCTCGGCAAGAGCTTCGCCTCCAGCCTGTCGCCTTGGGTGGTGACGGCGGAAGCCCTGGCGCCCTATCGCGGCCCGGTCTTCGAGCGCCCTGGGGGCGATCCTCGCCCGTTGCCCTATCTGTTCTCCGATCGCGAGCAAGCGCATGGCGGCATCGATCTCACCGTCGAAGCCTGGCTGCAGACCGCCCAGATGGCGGCCGAAGGCCACGAGCCGGTGCGCCTGAGCGCCGCGAGCTTCCGAGATCTTTACTGGACGACGGGGCAGATGATCACCCACCACGCCAGCAACGGCTGCAACCTCCGGCCCGGTGACCTGCTGGGCAGCGGCACCGTCTCCGGGGCCTCTGCCGAGAGCCGCGGCTGCCTGCTCGAGATCACGCAGCGCGGCAAGCACCCGGTCGAGCTGCCCAGCGGCGAGGAGCGCCGATTCCTCCAGGACGGCGACGAAGTCATCCTGCGCGGCTTCTGTGAGGCGCCGGATCGCGTGCGGATCGGCTTCGGCGAGTGCCGCGGCAAGATCGTCGGATAG
- a CDS encoding DNA alkylation repair protein: MNTKEILTELEGMADERTLSSWSKMGMDTSNYFGVALGAVKKYAKTLGKDHELALALWETGNHDARLLATFVEVAKAMDAEQADRWVGEAGFWDLSDKVCSVLVAKTKFAGEKVAPWIASDGEFTRRSGWVLLGELGKSGKGVSDEELFSYIEQIEREVHQAPNWTKDAMNVALWGIGSRSKAVNEAAVEAARRIGAVDVDYGETTCKVPDVLALLTHERLQKKLK, encoded by the coding sequence TTGAATACGAAAGAGATTCTCACCGAGCTCGAAGGAATGGCCGACGAGCGGACTTTGTCGAGCTGGTCGAAGATGGGCATGGACACCAGCAACTACTTCGGCGTTGCTTTGGGAGCGGTCAAGAAGTACGCCAAGACCTTGGGGAAGGACCACGAGCTGGCCTTGGCTCTGTGGGAGACGGGCAACCACGACGCGCGGTTGCTCGCGACCTTTGTCGAGGTGGCCAAGGCGATGGATGCGGAGCAGGCGGACCGTTGGGTTGGCGAGGCGGGGTTCTGGGATCTGTCGGACAAGGTGTGCTCGGTGCTGGTGGCCAAGACCAAGTTCGCGGGCGAGAAGGTGGCCCCCTGGATCGCCAGCGACGGCGAGTTCACGCGCCGCTCCGGCTGGGTTCTTCTCGGAGAGCTCGGCAAGTCCGGCAAGGGAGTGAGCGACGAGGAGCTCTTTTCCTATATCGAGCAGATCGAGCGTGAGGTTCACCAGGCGCCGAACTGGACGAAGGACGCCATGAATGTCGCCCTGTGGGGCATCGGTAGTCGCAGCAAGGCGGTCAACGAGGCCGCCGTCGAGGCCGCCCGGCGCATCGGGGCGGTCGATGTCGACTATGGCGAGACCACCTGCAAGGTGCCCGATGTGTTGGCGCTCCTGACCCACGAGCGGCTGCAGAAGAAGCTCAAGTAG
- a CDS encoding methylated-DNA--[protein]-cysteine S-methyltransferase — MSKDHPGRISVHLAAPTGRVLLIAEGDVLIQLSQHDSAAQARAEGERRRAEHQPENPLLAEAKGQLDEYFAGERRRFDLPLAPRGTDFQLQVWDQLLEIPYGETRTYGDLAAAHGGPGAARAVGQANHNNPIGIIIPCHRVIGSGGKLVGYASGLERKKQLLELEGAEVTRQLELF, encoded by the coding sequence GTGAGTAAGGACCACCCCGGGCGCATCTCGGTGCATCTCGCCGCTCCCACCGGTCGGGTCCTGCTGATCGCCGAGGGAGACGTCCTGATTCAGCTCTCGCAGCACGATTCGGCCGCCCAGGCGCGCGCCGAAGGCGAACGCCGGCGCGCTGAGCATCAGCCCGAGAATCCCCTGCTCGCCGAGGCCAAGGGCCAGCTCGATGAGTACTTCGCCGGCGAGCGCCGCCGTTTCGACCTGCCGCTCGCGCCCCGCGGCACCGACTTCCAACTTCAGGTGTGGGACCAGCTCCTCGAAATCCCCTATGGCGAAACCCGCACCTACGGCGACCTCGCCGCCGCCCACGGCGGCCCCGGCGCCGCCCGCGCCGTCGGCCAGGCCAACCACAACAACCCCATCGGCATCATCATCCCCTGCCACCGAGTCATCGGCAGCGGCGGCAAGCTCGTCGGCTACGCCAGCGGCCTAGAGCGCAAAAAACAACTCCTGGAGCTAGAAGGCGCCGAGGTCACGAGGCAGTTGGAGCTCTTCTAA
- a CDS encoding sigma-54 dependent transcriptional regulator gives MSHDNVRSRLRKALGLGELVGQSRSFLDEVEKLPAVAACDAGVLIRGETGTGKELFARAVHLLSPRASGPFVPINCGAIPMELVENELFGHARAAFTGADRATHGLISEAEGGTLFLDEIDSLPLAAQVKLLRFLEQKEYRRLGSARLRRADLRVVAASNCDLQDRLAKGTFRSDLYYRLNVVQLDLPPLRDRCGDILLLAEHFLERYRSSSGAAIHEFAPEAAQKLLTYRWPGNVRELENVVQRAVILNAGSAASIRSRDLVLEAAAASQVSFQAAKSRVVAEFERQYLESMLSSCGGNVSHAARTARKDRRSFFELIRKHNIDPNRFRRSVS, from the coding sequence GTGAGTCACGACAATGTTCGATCTCGCCTGCGCAAAGCGCTGGGGTTGGGCGAGCTCGTCGGTCAGAGCCGCAGCTTTCTCGACGAGGTCGAGAAGTTACCGGCGGTCGCCGCCTGCGATGCTGGAGTGCTGATTCGCGGCGAGACGGGAACCGGCAAGGAGCTCTTCGCCCGCGCCGTCCACCTGCTGAGCCCGCGAGCGAGCGGCCCCTTCGTGCCGATCAACTGCGGGGCCATTCCGATGGAGCTGGTGGAGAACGAGCTCTTCGGCCACGCCCGCGCCGCCTTCACCGGCGCCGACCGCGCCACCCACGGCCTGATCTCGGAGGCCGAAGGCGGCACTCTGTTTCTGGACGAGATCGACTCCCTCCCGCTCGCCGCCCAGGTCAAGCTGCTGCGTTTTCTCGAGCAGAAAGAGTACCGCCGACTGGGCTCGGCACGTTTACGACGGGCCGATCTGCGCGTGGTCGCCGCCAGCAACTGCGACCTCCAGGACCGTTTGGCGAAGGGCACCTTTCGCAGCGACCTCTACTACCGCCTCAATGTCGTGCAGCTCGACCTACCACCGCTACGCGATCGCTGCGGTGACATCTTGCTCCTGGCGGAGCACTTCCTGGAGCGCTATCGCAGTTCCAGCGGCGCGGCGATTCACGAATTCGCACCGGAGGCGGCCCAGAAGCTGCTCACCTATCGCTGGCCCGGCAACGTCCGCGAGCTCGAAAACGTCGTCCAGCGCGCCGTCATCCTCAACGCCGGCTCCGCCGCCTCGATTCGCAGTCGCGACCTGGTGCTCGAAGCGGCCGCGGCCAGCCAGGTTTCCTTTCAGGCCGCCAAGAGCCGGGTCGTCGCCGAGTTCGAGCGCCAGTACCTGGAAAGCATGCTCTCGAGCTGCGGAGGCAACGTCAGCCATGCCGCCCGCACCGCGCGCAAAGACCGCCGCTCCTTCTTTGAGCTGATCCGGAAGCACAACATCGATCCCAACCGCTTCCGGCGTTCGGTCTCCTGA
- a CDS encoding pitrilysin family protein, with the protein MTSPLVDRSRPPAAAAVKPFRFPTFERRRLSSGLTVLATRHRGSALYRLELDFPAGAALNAPRDAGLATFTALLLDDGTSSRSAHQIATTAERLGARLATGATWDVGSLSVELLAHHRQQGLALLAELATESAFPQEEIARLRADRAAELIRLTSDPAFLARDRFRRVVYGDLPYGRSPIGTGGSLERFDRQRVESFFQRRYKLSGALAVVVGDDEPEALIEEVATLFDRPGDQPSGSSTEIVPTPLGHTQVHLVDRPGAAQTQLLMGHAGIARSDDRFVATAVLTSLLGGKFTSRINLNLRERHGYTYGAACSLAGRRGPGPWTVSTAVANPVAGAAATQVLYELQRIRDEVVEVDELEDTQNYLIGVFPYTLQTVGNLAFRLENLGIYDLPDDYYDTYPDRIRAIDRETLQATAREVLQPDRLAIVAVGPAAELEPQFAPLGPVTVHSLE; encoded by the coding sequence ATGACGTCACCCTTGGTCGATCGCTCGAGGCCGCCGGCGGCTGCCGCCGTCAAGCCGTTCCGCTTCCCGACCTTCGAGCGCCGGCGTTTGAGCTCGGGACTGACCGTCTTGGCGACCCGCCATCGCGGCAGCGCCCTCTATCGCCTGGAGCTCGACTTCCCCGCCGGCGCGGCCCTCAACGCACCGCGAGACGCCGGCCTCGCCACCTTCACGGCATTGCTTCTCGACGACGGCACCAGCTCACGCAGCGCGCACCAAATCGCCACCACCGCGGAGCGTCTCGGTGCTCGCCTGGCGACCGGCGCCACCTGGGATGTCGGCTCCCTGTCGGTGGAGTTGCTCGCCCACCACCGCCAGCAAGGTTTGGCGCTCCTCGCCGAGCTGGCGACCGAGTCCGCCTTCCCGCAGGAAGAGATCGCTCGCTTGCGGGCCGATCGCGCCGCGGAGCTCATCCGCCTGACCTCGGATCCGGCCTTTCTCGCCCGCGATCGCTTCCGTCGAGTCGTCTACGGCGACCTTCCCTACGGCCGCTCTCCGATCGGAACCGGCGGCAGCCTGGAACGCTTCGATCGCCAGCGGGTGGAGAGCTTCTTCCAGCGTCGATACAAGCTCTCCGGAGCTCTCGCGGTGGTGGTCGGCGACGACGAGCCGGAAGCCCTGATCGAAGAGGTGGCGACCCTCTTCGATCGCCCGGGGGACCAGCCCTCGGGCTCGTCGACGGAGATCGTGCCGACTCCCCTGGGGCACACCCAGGTGCACCTGGTCGACCGGCCCGGTGCCGCCCAGACCCAGCTCTTGATGGGACACGCCGGCATCGCCCGCAGCGATGATCGCTTCGTGGCCACAGCGGTTCTCACCTCGCTCCTCGGGGGCAAATTCACCAGCCGCATCAATCTCAATCTGCGGGAGCGACACGGCTACACCTACGGCGCCGCCTGCAGCCTCGCCGGCCGACGGGGACCGGGTCCCTGGACGGTCAGCACGGCGGTGGCCAACCCGGTCGCCGGCGCCGCCGCCACCCAGGTGCTCTACGAGCTGCAGCGCATCCGCGACGAAGTGGTCGAGGTCGACGAGCTCGAAGACACGCAGAACTACCTGATCGGGGTCTTTCCCTACACCCTCCAGACGGTCGGCAACCTGGCCTTCCGCCTCGAGAACCTCGGCATCTACGATCTTCCCGACGACTACTACGACACCTACCCGGATCGCATTCGGGCGATCGATCGCGAGACCCTCCAGGCCACCGCCCGCGAGGTTCTGCAGCCGGATCGCCTGGCGATCGTCGCCGTCGGCCCGGCGGCCGAGCTCGAGCCGCAGTTCGCCCCCCTCGGCCCGGTCACCGTCCACTCCCTCGAATAA
- the lexA gene encoding transcriptional repressor LexA — MAERPNYLTERQKEILDFILEFQRDRGVSPTHREICEHFGYSSYGTVYKHLKLLQEKGFLRREWNQKRGIEVVDRQTEEGSGDDLPFFGRIAAGQPIEALPGDERIGVPGHLIGARRSDHYVLEVVGDSMIDEGIHEGDLVVVQRQEVARPGEMVVALVGSDATLKRFHPEGDQVRLQPANKNMEPIYVSARELRIQGVAVGLMRRFE, encoded by the coding sequence ATGGCAGAACGACCGAACTACCTCACCGAGCGGCAGAAGGAAATCCTCGATTTCATCCTCGAGTTCCAGCGCGACCGGGGGGTCTCGCCGACCCACCGGGAGATCTGTGAGCATTTCGGGTACTCCTCCTACGGCACCGTCTACAAGCACCTCAAGCTCCTGCAGGAAAAGGGTTTCCTGCGGCGTGAGTGGAACCAGAAGCGGGGTATCGAGGTGGTCGATCGGCAGACCGAGGAAGGCAGCGGCGACGACCTGCCTTTCTTCGGTCGCATCGCCGCCGGCCAGCCCATCGAAGCCCTTCCCGGGGACGAGCGGATCGGCGTCCCGGGGCATCTCATCGGAGCACGCCGCAGCGATCACTACGTGCTCGAGGTGGTCGGCGATTCGATGATCGACGAGGGGATCCACGAGGGCGATCTGGTGGTGGTTCAGCGCCAAGAGGTTGCCCGTCCCGGCGAGATGGTGGTGGCCCTGGTGGGCAGCGACGCGACCCTCAAGCGCTTCCATCCGGAAGGCGATCAGGTGCGATTGCAGCCCGCCAACAAGAACATGGAGCCGATTTACGTGTCGGCCCGTGAGCTGCGGATTCAGGGGGTGGCCGTAGGACTAATGCGCCGCTTCGAATGA
- a CDS encoding pitrilysin family protein: MRSKAPFDLTFERHTLSNGLRVILHRDEALPLVTLNLWYHVGSKNERPGRTGFAHLFEHVLFQGSEHVEAQEHFRYIQQVGGVTNGSTWFDRTNYFETLPAHHLDLGLWLESDRMGFLLPGVTQEKLDTQREVVMNERRQRIDNQPYGLAFERLHENLYPAEHPYHWPVIGYMDDIAAASLDDVTDFFRRFYTPNNAVLTLAGDFDPEHALTRIEHYFGAIPRGPEVARMEVDLPPLPGEQRVVLEDDVRLPRVYLGYRGPRFGDPTWTAGDLLSTVLSTGKSSLLHHRLVYRDQIAQDIGSALFPTELCATFYLAATARPATDPDALVAAITDEIEACARHGVSEEHLERARNTHLHSTFAELQKLDGRADLLSQFTTLFDDPGRATRQIEEYRRLTTHDLQAFARRFLDSDQRVVVQVVPKRAA, translated from the coding sequence ATGCGCTCCAAGGCACCCTTCGACCTCACCTTCGAGCGCCACACCCTCTCGAACGGTCTGAGGGTCATCCTCCACCGCGACGAGGCGCTGCCGCTGGTTACCCTAAACCTCTGGTATCACGTGGGTTCGAAGAACGAACGTCCGGGGAGGACGGGCTTCGCCCATCTCTTCGAGCACGTCCTCTTCCAGGGTAGTGAGCACGTCGAAGCGCAGGAGCACTTCCGCTATATCCAACAGGTCGGCGGAGTGACCAACGGCTCGACCTGGTTCGACCGCACCAACTATTTCGAGACCTTGCCGGCGCACCACCTCGACCTCGGACTGTGGCTGGAGTCGGACCGCATGGGGTTCCTCCTCCCGGGCGTCACCCAGGAGAAGCTCGACACCCAGCGCGAGGTGGTGATGAACGAGCGGCGCCAGCGCATCGACAATCAGCCTTACGGGCTGGCCTTCGAGCGTCTGCACGAGAACCTCTATCCGGCGGAGCATCCTTACCACTGGCCGGTGATCGGCTATATGGACGACATCGCCGCCGCCAGCCTCGACGACGTGACCGATTTCTTCCGCCGCTTCTACACCCCCAACAATGCCGTCCTGACCCTGGCGGGCGACTTCGATCCGGAGCACGCCCTCACCCGCATCGAGCACTACTTCGGGGCGATTCCGCGCGGCCCCGAGGTCGCCAGGATGGAAGTCGACCTGCCACCACTACCGGGAGAGCAACGGGTGGTGTTGGAAGACGACGTGCGCTTGCCTCGGGTCTACCTGGGCTACCGCGGACCGCGCTTCGGCGATCCCACGTGGACTGCCGGAGACCTGCTCTCGACGGTCCTGTCGACGGGCAAATCGAGCCTGCTCCACCATCGCCTGGTCTATCGCGACCAGATCGCCCAGGACATCGGGTCGGCGCTTTTTCCCACCGAGCTCTGCGCCACCTTCTACCTCGCCGCCACCGCCCGGCCGGCGACGGATCCGGACGCCCTGGTGGCGGCGATCACCGACGAGATCGAGGCCTGCGCTCGTCACGGCGTCTCCGAAGAGCACCTCGAGCGCGCTCGCAACACCCACTTGCACAGCACCTTCGCCGAGCTCCAGAAGCTCGACGGCCGAGCCGATCTGCTCTCGCAGTTCACCACCCTGTTCGACGATCCCGGCAGAGCGACGCGCCAGATCGAAGAGTACCGTCGCTTGACCACCCACGACCTGCAGGCCTTCGCGCGCCGCTTCCTGGACTCGGACCAGCGCGTGGTGGTTCAGGTCGTACCGAAAAGGGCCGCATGA
- a CDS encoding PilT/PilU family type 4a pilus ATPase, whose protein sequence is MTADQIEQQEQEKEGPVKVLDRLLRYTTKKGASDLHLKPTRPPLLRVNGKLMPIDAAPLGPRDIGRMVLPVLNPQQKARLEERMAVDFGYGVSGLARFRGNLYMQRGTLAASFRRIPYDIRTVDELDLPETLLDFCDMPMGLVLVTGPTGSGKSTTLAALVKHITHRRPVHVITIEDPMEFLFTDGVATLSQRELGTDTVSFREALRNALRQDPDVIMVGEMRDPETISTVITAAETGHLVFSTLHTNSASQTVDRILDAFPPEQQSQVRAQLGQVLKGVASMKLVERSDGRGLVAAMEIMKASPKISKMIEKGETTSILEEIEDSVGYYRMQSTNQSLLALLVHGTIPYAEAMRQSPDPEDLSLKLRKMFPKIEDLGADMSPSTADFSQILELQEFRRLYEEQEEKVKIRIADKDQAIAESQAIVSDRDERIQELSDKVDEMNEEAERMRNDYNRLRQEAQEKIDKLNKRIKELNQKLMADDKKGLFR, encoded by the coding sequence ATGACCGCGGATCAGATCGAGCAACAAGAGCAGGAAAAGGAGGGGCCGGTCAAGGTTCTCGACCGGCTGCTGCGCTATACCACCAAGAAGGGCGCTTCGGATCTCCATCTGAAGCCCACCCGTCCGCCGCTGCTGCGGGTCAATGGCAAGCTGATGCCGATCGACGCGGCACCGCTCGGCCCGCGGGATATCGGTCGCATGGTGTTGCCGGTGCTCAACCCGCAACAGAAGGCCCGCCTCGAAGAGCGCATGGCGGTGGATTTCGGCTACGGAGTCAGCGGTCTGGCGCGCTTCCGCGGCAATCTCTACATGCAGCGTGGCACCTTGGCGGCCTCCTTTCGGCGGATTCCGTACGACATTCGGACCGTCGACGAGCTCGACCTACCGGAAACACTGCTCGACTTCTGCGACATGCCGATGGGGCTGGTGCTGGTCACCGGACCCACCGGAAGCGGCAAATCGACGACCCTGGCAGCGCTGGTCAAGCACATCACCCATCGCCGACCGGTGCACGTCATCACCATCGAAGATCCGATGGAGTTTCTGTTCACCGATGGTGTGGCGACCCTTTCGCAACGCGAGCTCGGCACCGACACGGTGAGCTTTCGGGAGGCCCTGCGCAACGCCCTGCGCCAAGATCCGGACGTCATCATGGTCGGTGAGATGCGGGATCCGGAGACCATCAGCACGGTGATCACGGCGGCCGAGACCGGCCACCTGGTGTTCTCGACCCTGCACACCAACAGTGCCTCCCAGACTGTCGACCGGATTCTCGATGCCTTCCCGCCGGAGCAGCAGTCCCAGGTGCGCGCCCAACTCGGCCAAGTGCTCAAGGGCGTGGCATCGATGAAGCTGGTGGAACGCAGCGACGGGCGCGGCCTGGTGGCCGCGATGGAGATCATGAAGGCCTCGCCCAAGATCAGCAAGATGATCGAAAAGGGCGAGACCACGAGCATCCTCGAAGAGATCGAAGACTCGGTCGGCTACTACCGCATGCAGTCGACCAATCAGTCGCTCCTCGCCCTGTTGGTGCACGGCACGATTCCCTATGCCGAAGCGATGCGTCAGTCTCCGGATCCGGAGGATCTTTCCCTCAAGCTGCGCAAGATGTTCCCCAAGATCGAAGACCTAGGAGCGGACATGAGCCCATCGACTGCCGATTTCTCGCAAATCCTCGAGCTGCAGGAGTTCCGCCGTCTCTACGAAGAGCAGGAAGAGAAGGTCAAGATTCGGATTGCGGACAAAGACCAGGCGATCGCAGAGAGCCAGGCAATCGTCTCGGACCGCGATGAGCGGATTCAGGAGCTCTCGGACAAGGTCGACGAGATGAACGAGGAAGCGGAGCGCATGCGCAACGATTACAACCGCCTGCGGCAGGAAGCGCAGGAGAAGATCGACAAGCTCAACAAGCGCATCAAGGAGCTCAATCAGAAGCTGATGGCGGACGATAAGAAGGGCTTGTTCCGCTAA